The genomic region ACGTCAAGCATTAGGGACACAACAAGTCCCTCCGACACAGTTACTCGTTATGCTCGCACTTATCCTTACCGTTTTTGTGATGGAACCAGTAGCGACGAAAGCGTATGATGAGGGGATAAAACCTTACAGCGAAAATAAAATCAGCTACGATGAAGCGTTCACTAAAACCACCGATCCGTTTAAAAATTTCATGGTGCGCAATACACGTGAAAAAGATTTAGCCCTCTTTTTACGGATTCGTCATATGGAAAATCCCCAATCGATTAAAGAAGTTCCGTTGACGATTGTTATCCCCGCTTTTGTCATTAGTGAACTCAAAACAGCGTTTGAAATCGGGTTTTTACTCTTTTTACCGTTTCTTGTCATCGATATGGTTGTAGCCTCTATCCTCATGTCGATGGGGATGATGATGTTGCCTCCTGTCATGATCTCGATGCCGTTTAAGATACTGGTTTTTATCATGGTTGATGGGTGGAATCTCCTCATCGGTAACTTGATTGCCAGTGTCAAATAAGGAGTAAGCATGCAATGCGATTATTTCGGTATTTGTGGCAGTTGTAGGATTTATGAATCAGGGTATCATGGACAACTGAGCTCTAAAACAGAAGAAATAGAAGAACATTTTTCCCCTTATTTCAGTGGTAAAATTGGTATATTTGAGTCCAAAGAGGAGCATTATCGCTCTCGCGCCGAGTTTAAAGTCTATCATGATGATGAGGGGTCGTTTTATGCGATGAATCGTGCTGATAAGCAAGGGGTAGTGAAAATCTCCTCATGTTCCATCGTCCATGAGAATATTGCCCGTGTTATGCAACCATTACTGGAATCTATTCGCTCAGCCGGTATTGCTCATAAACTTTTCGGGATTGATTTTCTCACCAGTAGTAGCGGTGAAGTGTTGGCTACACTGATTTATCACAAAGCACTGGATGAGTCATGGAGTGTGAGTGCTCGTGAAATCGAATCCAAATTAGGTATATTTATCATCGGACGAAGCCGTAAACAAAAGATTGTATTGACCCAAGATTACGTCACCGAGACTTTGCATATTTTTGGACGAGATTACCGTTATATCCACATCGAAAACAGTTTTACTCAGCCTAATGCACTCGTTAATGAAAAGATGATTTCATGGTCGATGGAGCAGCTAGAAGGTGTTGGGGGAGATTTGCTTGAACTTTATTGCGGTGCAGGGAATTTTACTATCCCCTTTGCTACAAAATTTGATCGCGTTTTGGCAACAGAAATTTCCAAAGCCTCGATTAGTGCCGCAAAACGGAATATGGAACTCAATGGGGTAAGTAATATCGATTTTGTTCGCCTATCTGCCGAAGAGTTTACTCAAGCACTCGATGGAACACGCGAATTTCGTCGGCTAGAGGGATTAAAAGTTGCCGATTATCACTTAAAAACCCTTTTCGTCGATCCACCTCGCGCAGGTTTGGGAG from Sulfuricurvum sp. harbors:
- the trmA gene encoding tRNA (uridine(54)-C5)-methyltransferase TrmA, whose translation is MQCDYFGICGSCRIYESGYHGQLSSKTEEIEEHFSPYFSGKIGIFESKEEHYRSRAEFKVYHDDEGSFYAMNRADKQGVVKISSCSIVHENIARVMQPLLESIRSAGIAHKLFGIDFLTSSSGEVLATLIYHKALDESWSVSAREIESKLGIFIIGRSRKQKIVLTQDYVTETLHIFGRDYRYIHIENSFTQPNALVNEKMISWSMEQLEGVGGDLLELYCGAGNFTIPFATKFDRVLATEISKASISAAKRNMELNGVSNIDFVRLSAEEFTQALDGTREFRRLEGLKVADYHLKTLFVDPPRAGLGEEPCAFAARFDHLLYISCNPETLLRDLELLSQTHEVTAMALFDQFPYTHHLEMGVKLTRKGHL
- the fliP gene encoding flagellar type III secretion system pore protein FliP (The bacterial flagellar biogenesis protein FliP forms a type III secretion system (T3SS)-type pore required for flagellar assembly.), translating into MAVIFFLFPLLLWGANSPVPAMSFNLGAPDTPQQMVSSLNVLLMLTILFLAPSLVLVMTTFTRFVIVFGFLRQALGTQQVPPTQLLVMLALILTVFVMEPVATKAYDEGIKPYSENKISYDEAFTKTTDPFKNFMVRNTREKDLALFLRIRHMENPQSIKEVPLTIVIPAFVISELKTAFEIGFLLFLPFLVIDMVVASILMSMGMMMLPPVMISMPFKILVFIMVDGWNLLIGNLIASVK